From the genome of Mycobacterium kansasii ATCC 12478:
AAACCTCGGCAGCGGCAACAGCGGTTTCGGCAACATCGGCGGCGGCAACCGGGGCAACGACAACACCGGCAGCGGCAACATCGGCAACGGCAACTTCGGTGCGGGAAACCGCTATAACGGCAACATCGGCTTCGGGAATATCGGCAACCCCGCCACCAGCCCGAATCCCGGCCATAACGTGGGCATGGGTAACGTCGGCAACACCAACTGGGGCTTCGGCAATAACGGAGACGGAAACATCGGTGGCGGCAACGCCGGCAGCAACAACATCGGCGGCGGCAACACCGGTAGCGGCAACTTCGGCTTCGGCAACAGCGGTAGCAACAACATCGGGATCGGGCTCACCGGCAACAATCAGGTGGGCATCAACTTGCCCGGCCTGTTGAACTCCGGCAGCGGCAACGTCGGCATCGGCAACTCCGGCACCAACAATATCGGCTTCTTCAACTCCGGTAACGGCAACATCGGCGCCTTCAACACCGGAAGCAATACCACCAATCCCGGTCATCTGAACAGCTTCGGCTTCGGCAACTCCGGCAGCGGCAACCTCGGTATCGGAAATTCGGGCGCCGGCAATACCGGCTTCGGAAACAACGGCCAACTCAACACTGGCTTTGGGAACGGGGGCTCCGCGAATACCGGCTTCAGCAACTCGGGCGACCTCAATACCGGCTTCTGGGACTCGGGCAGCTTCAATACGGGCAGCGGGAATTCGGGCAGCTTCAATACGGGCAGCGGGAATTCCGGCAACGTCAACACCGGCTTCGGGTCGACTACCGACACCGGCCTCACCAACTCGGGCTTCAACAACACCGGAACCCTAAGCTCCGGATTCTTCAATACCGCCACCGGCGGTGGCACGCCGGGCCGTATGTCGGGCTTCTTCAACACGGCCAGCGGCGGCACCGGGCAGAGCGGCGTGACCTCGGGCATCGGAAACACCGGCATCCCGGGCGTCCTGGGTCCCACGATCAGCGGCAGGAACTCCGGCTTTTTCAACGTGGGCACTGCCGTATCGGGCATCTTCAATTTGAGCCGGTTGTTGCCGTAACGAAGCCGGTAGGCGACGGGGTTTCCGTAGCTTCTCTTGGGCTGCAATGACTTAACGCCATCCAACTGGCGTTGGCGACCCAGAATACCCGGAGAGTCGTAACAGACCCAAAGCGCCGCGCGCATCGATCTCGCCGATCAACGACGCCAAGGCCGGCCGGCTTGCCTGAAAACCCCTTCTCCACCGCGCAATTGGCGTAGCATCCGTGAATTGCTCGATTCCATTAGGTGATCGGTCGCGTCGGGGGCGGCCGAGTGGAAACGTGTTGGAGGTCGACATGGTCAATTTTCCGATGCTGCCGCCCGAGATCAATTCGTTGCTGATGTTCAACGGTGCCGGTTCGGCGCCGATGTTGCAGGCGGCTACGGCGTGGGCCGGGTTGGCCGATGAACTTGGGGCAGCTGCGGATTCGTTTGCGTCGGTGACCTCGGGGCTGGTCGGTCAGGCTTGGCAGGGCCCGGCGTCGGCGGCGATGACGGCCGCGGCCGCGCCGTACGCGGGGTGGCTGAGCGCGGCGTCGGCGCAGGCCGCCGGAGCAGC
Proteins encoded in this window:
- a CDS encoding PPE family protein codes for the protein MTNFTVLPPEINSLRMFGGAGSAPMLSAAAAWDGLAGELESAAESFASVTAGLAEQAWQGPAAAAMTAAAAPYAGFLSAASAQAAAAAGQAQAVVAAFETAHAAMIHPVAVAANRNVFVQLVMSNLLGQNAPAIAATESVYEQMWAQDVAAMFGYHSGASSAAASLIPLPASLQQFLAGLPSVGLGNKGNANLGSGNTGGQNLGSGNSGFGNIGGGNRGNDNTGSGNIGNGNFGAGNRYNGNIGFGNIGNPATSPNPGHNVGMGNVGNTNWGFGNNGDGNIGGGNAGSNNIGGGNTGSGNFGFGNSGSNNIGIGLTGNNQVGINLPGLLNSGSGNVGIGNSGTNNIGFFNSGNGNIGAFNTGSNTTNPGHLNSFGFGNSGSGNLGIGNSGAGNTGFGNNGQLNTGFGNGGSANTGFSNSGDLNTGFWDSGSFNTGSGNSGSFNTGSGNSGNVNTGFGSTTDTGLTNSGFNNTGTLSSGFFNTATGGGTPGRMSGFFNTASGGTGQSGVTSGIGNTGIPGVLGPTISGRNSGFFNVGTAVSGIFNLSRLLP